Proteins encoded in a region of the Thermoanaerobaculia bacterium genome:
- a CDS encoding polysaccharide deacetylase family protein, translated as LPGGPKSWGVLEFANTERLLELHAEHGVPACFAVVGSAALPGERPYHDPAQIRRVHAAGHEIGSHSHRHEWLPRLDAAALRETLTSSKDALEQCIGAPVTTFVPPWNQPFDYPRGFSFSLSERREGGSHRTGLARLCETLAETGYRFCRVAYRPMHQRVAEIVARRRLDQAGRIETIRGVSCVRLNTPGGFARHTVEVLRRSTRRGGVTVVYGHPHSLTLGNSQDERHLAPFLQLVSAMCKSGELRVVLPRDRVPAELAGGGLGRAAREAARAVESA; from the coding sequence GCTTCCCGGGGGCCCCAAGAGCTGGGGCGTGCTCGAGTTCGCCAACACGGAGCGTCTCCTCGAGCTTCACGCCGAGCATGGCGTCCCGGCGTGCTTCGCCGTCGTCGGGTCGGCGGCGCTTCCCGGCGAGCGCCCGTACCACGATCCGGCGCAGATCCGGCGCGTCCATGCCGCCGGCCACGAGATCGGAAGCCATTCCCATCGCCACGAGTGGCTCCCCCGGCTCGACGCGGCCGCCCTCCGGGAAACGCTGACCTCGAGCAAGGACGCCCTCGAGCAGTGCATCGGCGCTCCCGTGACGACGTTCGTGCCTCCGTGGAACCAGCCGTTCGACTATCCGCGCGGATTCTCCTTCTCGCTCTCCGAGCGCCGCGAAGGGGGATCGCACCGGACGGGCCTCGCGCGGCTGTGCGAAACGCTCGCGGAGACGGGATACCGCTTCTGCCGGGTCGCGTACCGCCCGATGCACCAGCGCGTGGCGGAGATCGTCGCGCGGCGGCGGCTCGACCAGGCGGGCCGGATCGAGACGATCCGGGGCGTGTCCTGCGTCCGCCTGAACACGCCCGGCGGATTCGCGCGTCACACCGTCGAGGTTCTCCGGCGTTCTACCCGGCGCGGCGGGGTGACGGTCGTCTACGGGCATCCGCACTCGCTCACGCTCGGCAATTCGCAGGACGAGCGCCACCTGGCCCCTTTCCTGCAATTGGTTTCCGCGATGTGCAAATCCGGGGAGCTGCGCGTGGTCCTGCCGCGCGACCGCGTGCC